A single region of the Streptomyces virginiae genome encodes:
- the rpsQ gene encoding 30S ribosomal protein S17, whose amino-acid sequence MSENNVTEKTERGFRKTREGLVVSDKMDKTVVVAVEDRVKHALYGKVIRRTNKLKAHDEQNAAGVGDRVLIMETRPLSASKRWRIVEILEKAK is encoded by the coding sequence ATGAGCGAGAACAACGTGACTGAGAAGACCGAGCGCGGTTTCCGCAAGACCCGTGAGGGTCTGGTCGTCAGCGACAAGATGGACAAGACCGTCGTCGTCGCCGTCGAGGACCGCGTGAAGCACGCCCTGTACGGCAAGGTCATCCGCCGTACGAACAAGCTCAAGGCTCACGACGAGCAGAACGCTGCCGGCGTCGGCGACCGCGTCCTCATCATGGAGACGCGTCCGCTGTCGGCGAGCAAGCGCTGGCGCATCGTCGAGATCCTCGAGAAGGCCAAGTAA
- the rplV gene encoding 50S ribosomal protein L22, giving the protein MEARAQARYIRVTPMKARRVVDLIRGMDATEAQAVLRFAPQAASVPVGKVLDSAIANAAHNYNHPDASTLVISEAYVDEGPTLKRFRPRAQGRAYRIRKRTSHITVVVSSKEGSR; this is encoded by the coding sequence ATGGAAGCCAGGGCCCAGGCGCGGTACATCCGCGTCACGCCCATGAAGGCCCGCCGAGTGGTGGACCTTATCCGTGGCATGGATGCCACGGAGGCTCAGGCGGTCCTGCGTTTCGCCCCGCAGGCCGCGAGCGTGCCGGTTGGCAAGGTGCTTGACAGCGCCATCGCCAACGCCGCACACAACTACAACCACCCGGACGCCTCCACGCTGGTCATCAGCGAGGCGTACGTGGACGAGGGCCCGACCCTGAAGCGGTTCCGTCCGCGTGCCCAGGGCCGTGCCTACCGGATCCGCAAGCGGACCAGCCACATCACCGTGGTCGTCAGCAGCAAGGAAGGTTCCCGGTAA
- the rpmC gene encoding 50S ribosomal protein L29, whose protein sequence is MATGTKASELRELGNEELVGKLREAKEELFKLRFQAATGQLENNGRLKSVRKDIARIYTLMHERELGIETVESA, encoded by the coding sequence ATGGCGACGGGAACCAAGGCGTCCGAGCTGCGTGAGCTCGGCAACGAGGAGCTCGTTGGCAAGCTGCGCGAGGCCAAGGAGGAGCTGTTCAAGCTCCGCTTCCAGGCGGCCACGGGTCAGCTGGAGAACAACGGCCGGCTCAAGTCCGTCCGTAAGGACATCGCTCGCATCTACACCCTGATGCACGAGCGTGAGCTCGGTATCGAGACGGTGGAGAGCGCCTGA
- the rpsC gene encoding 30S ribosomal protein S3, whose translation MGQKVNPHGFRLGITTDFKSRWYADKLYKDYVKEDVAIRRMMTSGMERAGISKVEIERTRDRVRVDIHTARPGIVIGRRGAEADRIRGDLEKLTGKQVQLNILEVKNPELDAQLVAQAVAEQLSSRVSFRRAMRKSMQGTMKAGAKGIKIQCGGRLGGAEMSRSEFYREGRVPLHTLRANVDYGFFEAKTTFGRIGVKVWIYKGDVKNIAEVRAENAAARAGNRPARGAQGAGDRPAGRGGRGGERGGRGGRKPQQAAGAEAPKADAPAAAPAESTGTEA comes from the coding sequence ATGGGCCAGAAGGTAAACCCGCACGGGTTCCGGCTCGGCATCACCACCGACTTCAAGTCGCGTTGGTACGCCGACAAGCTGTACAAGGACTACGTCAAGGAAGACGTCGCCATCCGCAGGATGATGACGTCCGGCATGGAGCGCGCCGGCATCTCGAAGGTTGAGATCGAGCGCACCCGTGACCGCGTGCGTGTGGACATCCACACCGCTCGTCCGGGCATCGTCATCGGCCGCCGTGGCGCCGAGGCCGACCGCATCCGCGGTGACCTCGAGAAGCTCACGGGCAAGCAGGTCCAGCTGAACATCCTCGAGGTCAAGAACCCCGAGCTCGATGCCCAGCTGGTCGCCCAGGCCGTTGCCGAGCAGCTCTCCTCCCGCGTCTCCTTCCGTCGCGCCATGCGTAAGAGCATGCAGGGCACGATGAAGGCCGGCGCCAAGGGCATCAAGATCCAGTGTGGCGGTCGTCTCGGCGGCGCCGAGATGTCCCGCTCCGAGTTCTACCGCGAGGGTCGTGTGCCGCTGCACACGCTGCGCGCGAACGTGGACTACGGCTTCTTCGAGGCCAAGACCACCTTCGGCCGTATCGGTGTGAAGGTCTGGATCTACAAGGGCGACGTCAAGAACATCGCCGAGGTTCGCGCCGAGAACGCTGCGGCCCGTGCGGGTAACCGCCCGGCCCGTGGCGCGCAGGGCGCTGGCGACCGTCCCGCCGGCCGTGGTGGCCGTGGTGGCGAGCGCGGCGGCCGTGGTGGCCGCAAGCCGCAGCAGGCTGCTGGTGCCGAGGCCCCCAAGGCCGACGCTCCCGCCGCCGCTCCGGCCGAGAGCACCGGAACGGAGGCCTGA
- the rplP gene encoding 50S ribosomal protein L16 — protein sequence MLIPRRVKHRKQHHPKRSGMAKGGTEVTFGEYGIQALTPAYVTNRQIEAARIAMTRHIKRGGKVWINIYPDRPLTKKPAETRMGSGKGSPEWWIANVHPGRVMFELSYPNEKIAREALTRAAHKLPMKCRIVRREAGES from the coding sequence ATGCTGATCCCTCGTAGGGTCAAGCACCGCAAGCAGCACCACCCGAAGCGCAGCGGTATGGCCAAGGGCGGTACTGAGGTCACGTTCGGCGAGTACGGTATCCAGGCGCTGACCCCGGCGTATGTGACGAACCGTCAGATCGAGGCGGCTCGTATTGCGATGACCCGCCACATCAAGCGTGGCGGCAAGGTCTGGATCAACATCTACCCGGACCGCCCGCTGACGAAGAAGCCTGCCGAGACCCGCATGGGTTCCGGTAAGGGTTCTCCTGAGTGGTGGATCGCCAACGTGCACCCGGGCCGGGTCATGTTCGAGCTGTCCTACCCGAACGAGAAGATTGCTCGTGAGGCGCTCACCCGCGCTGCTCACAAGCTTCCGATGAAGTGCCGGATTGTTCGGCGCGAGGCAGGTGAGTCGTGA
- the rplN gene encoding 50S ribosomal protein L14 encodes MIQQESRLRIADNTGAKEILCIRVLGGSGRRYAGIGDVIVATVKDAIPGGNVKKGDVVKAVIVRTVKERRRQDGSYIRFDENAAVILKNDGDPRGTRIFGPVGRELREKKFMKIISLAPEVL; translated from the coding sequence GTGATCCAGCAGGAGTCGCGACTGCGTATCGCCGACAACACTGGTGCCAAGGAAATCCTTTGCATCCGTGTTCTCGGTGGTTCCGGTCGCCGCTACGCGGGCATCGGTGACGTCATCGTCGCCACCGTCAAGGACGCGATCCCCGGTGGCAACGTGAAGAAGGGTGACGTCGTCAAGGCGGTCATCGTTCGCACCGTCAAGGAGCGTCGCCGCCAGGACGGCTCGTACATCCGCTTTGACGAGAACGCCGCCGTCATTCTCAAGAACGACGGCGACCCTCGCGGCACCCGTATCTTCGGCCCGGTGGGCCGTGAGCTGCGCGAGAAGAAGTTCATGAAGATCATCTCGCTCGCGCCGGAGGTGCTGTAA